The following proteins are encoded in a genomic region of Longimicrobiales bacterium:
- the mutL gene encoding DNA mismatch repair endonuclease MutL, with the protein MARRILVLPDTLANQIAAGEVVERPASVVKELVENALDAAATRVDVVVRNGGKTEIRVADDGCGMSRDDALLALDRHATSKLRAPEDLRDVRTFGFRGEALPSIASVSRMMLETAEPGGVGTRVRVSAGRIHAVEDCARQSGTTVTVRNLFSNVPARQKFMRTAAAETRAIADAVVVLALANLSTAFRLESNDRVLLELPAAPDLVSRVAALWGDQAAGRMVAADHAVDGYQVAGLVERPDASLSGPRRVHLFVNGRPFRDRDIVRAAERAYRTTVPYGARPSLVLYLRSEPGHVDVNVHPAKLEVRFQDRAVVEQLVEDAIHAALNTAESSATLDRRPPAPQLRRAAPAGPAPAAAGGGAEGQLAFFVAAAEPGVWTGTDGAPDAADPSGPQTAEPAPDFSGTSVVPASRGNLWQIHETYILAETRSGLLIIDQHSAHERVLFQELMEGFSSGGGASQRLLFPLTLRLTPAEYSVVEASQSLFERAGFEIEPFGGRTMIVHAAPHPHPWFDAERCLREMIAELAAGSELTRAARNQHERIAMTFACKAAIKAGQPLTTREMEQLFDRLFATDLPYHDVHGRPTIVRLSLQELERRFGRHG; encoded by the coding sequence ATGGCACGCCGGATCCTCGTCCTGCCGGATACGCTCGCCAACCAGATTGCCGCTGGCGAAGTCGTCGAGCGTCCCGCCTCGGTAGTGAAGGAACTGGTCGAGAACGCGCTGGATGCTGCGGCCACGCGCGTCGACGTGGTGGTCCGCAATGGCGGCAAGACCGAGATCCGGGTTGCGGACGACGGCTGCGGCATGAGTCGCGACGACGCGCTGCTCGCGCTCGATCGCCACGCAACCAGCAAGCTGCGAGCGCCGGAAGACCTCCGCGACGTCCGGACATTCGGGTTCCGCGGCGAGGCGCTGCCGTCGATCGCATCGGTGTCGCGCATGATGCTGGAAACTGCGGAGCCGGGCGGCGTCGGCACGCGGGTGCGGGTTTCCGCCGGTCGCATCCACGCGGTCGAGGATTGCGCGCGCCAGTCGGGCACGACCGTCACGGTGCGTAACCTGTTCTCCAACGTGCCCGCCCGTCAGAAGTTCATGCGCACCGCCGCTGCGGAAACGCGCGCGATCGCGGACGCCGTTGTCGTGCTCGCGCTCGCGAACCTGTCCACCGCGTTCCGGCTCGAGTCCAACGATCGTGTGCTGCTGGAGCTTCCCGCGGCGCCCGATCTGGTCTCCCGCGTGGCCGCGCTGTGGGGCGACCAGGCCGCGGGCCGCATGGTCGCAGCCGACCACGCGGTGGATGGTTACCAGGTTGCCGGTCTGGTCGAGCGGCCGGACGCTTCACTGAGCGGCCCGCGCCGCGTGCACCTGTTCGTCAACGGTCGACCGTTCCGCGACCGCGACATCGTGCGCGCCGCGGAGCGTGCGTATCGCACGACGGTCCCCTACGGTGCACGCCCTTCGCTCGTGCTCTACCTGCGCAGCGAGCCGGGACACGTCGACGTGAACGTGCATCCGGCCAAGCTGGAGGTGCGGTTCCAGGATCGGGCCGTCGTCGAGCAGCTCGTGGAGGACGCAATCCATGCGGCGCTCAACACCGCCGAAAGCTCGGCGACACTCGATCGAAGGCCTCCCGCGCCGCAGCTCCGGCGTGCTGCGCCCGCCGGACCGGCACCCGCCGCTGCTGGCGGCGGTGCGGAGGGACAGCTCGCCTTCTTCGTTGCAGCGGCCGAGCCCGGCGTGTGGACCGGCACCGATGGTGCACCGGACGCGGCAGACCCATCCGGCCCACAGACCGCGGAACCCGCACCGGACTTCAGCGGGACGTCCGTCGTGCCGGCGAGCCGCGGGAATCTCTGGCAGATTCACGAGACGTACATCCTGGCCGAGACACGCAGCGGGCTGCTCATCATCGACCAGCACTCCGCGCACGAGCGCGTGCTCTTCCAGGAGCTCATGGAGGGGTTCTCGTCCGGTGGCGGGGCGAGTCAGCGGCTGCTGTTCCCGCTGACGTTGCGACTCACGCCGGCGGAGTACAGTGTCGTGGAAGCGTCACAATCCCTGTTCGAGCGTGCAGGTTTCGAGATCGAGCCGTTCGGCGGACGGACGATGATCGTGCATGCGGCGCCGCACCCGCATCCCTGGTTCGACGCGGAGCGCTGCCTGCGCGAAATGATCGCGGAGCTCGCCGCCGGCAGTGAGCTGACGCGTGCGGCACGGAACCAGCACGAGCGGATCGCCATGACCTTCGCGTGCAAGGCCGCGATCAAGGCCGGGCAACCGCTCACCACGCGCGAGATGGAGCAGCTCTTCGATCGGCTGTTCGCGACCGATCTGCCCTACCACGACGTGCACGGGCGCCCCACGATCGTGCGTCTCTCGCTGCAGGAGCTGGAGCGGCGATTCGGCCGCCATGGCTGA